A stretch of DNA from Bradyrhizobium algeriense:
GTTAACTCGCCATGCAGAATTCATAAGCAAGCTTATCATATCGCAAGCTTATGGAGGCTGAAACCATGCGCGGTTCCGTGGATATGAACTTCCTGTTCACGCTCGGCGAGGTGCAGCGGATGATGCGCGCCTATGCTGACCGGCAGGCGGCGCGCTACGGCATCACCCGCGCGCAATGGGCGGTTCTGGCCAAGGTCGAGCGAACCGAAGGCCTCAAGCAGTCGGAGCTCGCCGAGCAAATGGAGATGCAGCCGATCACGCTGACGCGGCTGATCGACAAGCTCTGCGACAATGGCTGGATCGAACGCCGCGGCGACGAGAACGACCGCCGCGTCAACCGCCTCTACCTGCGCAAGGCCGCGCGTCCCTTGCTCGGCAAGCTCGCCG
This window harbors:
- a CDS encoding MarR family winged helix-turn-helix transcriptional regulator — translated: MEAETMRGSVDMNFLFTLGEVQRMMRAYADRQAARYGITRAQWAVLAKVERTEGLKQSELAEQMEMQPITLTRLIDKLCDNGWIERRGDENDRRVNRLYLRKAARPLLGKLAGLRSELTATALDGINPTDAHRLLDQLDLIKENVRNAIQHPANEPPRKEQRYG